One Camelina sativa cultivar DH55 chromosome 3, Cs, whole genome shotgun sequence genomic window carries:
- the LOC104776588 gene encoding origin of replication complex subunit 6, producing the protein MDISDIARKLGLDNNKLLIRKAAEIRRLCDAQFDSSIIGVGEICKAVICMEIAASRLQILFDRQAAIKLSGMSEKAYSRSFNSLQNVIGIKIKLNVRELAVQFGCVRIIKSVQNVLSSYKERFLASLPASRRANADFTRPVFTAAAFYLCAKKQKLKVDKLRLIEVCGTSESEFSCVSTSMTDLCFDCVGISKEKKDAKDVKGNRDLLDVLPGKRRLEDGGYSSDEESSCYKRHKKMEEAKYEDWKSTVVNSIKQNPEKGSKRVIQASLNFPKKTETKELPVDS; encoded by the exons ATGGATATCTCCGACATAGCTAGGAAACTTGGTCTGGATAACAACAAGCTTTTAATCAGAAAAGCAGCAGAGATCCGCCGTCTTTGTGATGCCCAGTTCGATTCATCCATCATCGGCGTT GGTGAGATCTGTAAAGCTGTGATATGTATGGAGATCGCCGCCTCTAG ATTGCAGATTCTATTCGATAGACAAGCAGCGATTAAGTTGAGTGGTATGTCTGAAAAGGCTTACTCTAGATCATTCAATAGTCTTCAAAACGTTATTGGGATCAA GATTAAGCTTAATGTAAGAGAATTGGCTGTTCAGTTTGGCTGCGTTAGGATAATCAAATCTGTGCAAAATGTTCTTTCCTC GTATAAGGAACGGTTTCTTGCATCACTACCAGCGTCGAGACGGGCCAATGCTGACTTTACTAGACCTGTATTTACAGCTGCTGCTTTTTATTTATGTGCTAAGAAGCAGAAG CTTAAGGTAGATAAACTTAGGCTGATTGAGGTTTGTGGAACATCAGAGTCTGAGTTCTCTTGC GTCTCAACCTCCATGACGGATCTTTGCTTTGACTGTGTTGGGAtttcaaaggaaaagaaagatgCAAAGGACGTGAAAGGAAACCGAG ACTTGCTTGATGTGTTACCTGGAAAGAGGAGACTTGAGGATGGTGGATATTCATCTGATGAAGAG TCTTCATGTTACAAAAGACACAAGAAGATGGAAGAGGCTAAGTATGAGGACTGGAAATCCACAGTCGTCAATTCGATCAAGCAGAATCCAGAGAAAG GATCTAAGAGAGTTATTCAGGCCAGTCTCAATTTCCCAAAGAAGACAGAGACAAAAGAGTTGCCTGTTGATTCATAA
- the LOC104776592 gene encoding sphinganine C4-monooxygenase 1-like produces the protein MGFVPSDELLGAFAPIVVYWVYSGIYVSLSSLESYRLHSKVDEDEKNLVSKSNVVKGVLLQQFIQAIVAILLFTVTGSDADSSKTKQFSLLVLASQCVTAMLVLDTWQYFMHRYMHHNKFLYKHIHSQHHRLVVPYAYGALYNHPVEGLILDTTGGALSFLISGMSPRTSVFFFSFATIKTVDDHCGLCLPGNLFHILFKNNTAYHDVHHQLYGSKFNFSQPFFVMWDQILGTYMPYSLEKRKDGGFEARPTKQVKD, from the exons ATGGGTTTTGTTCCATCTGACGAATTACTGGGAGCTTTTGCTCCGATTGTGGTGTATTGGGTTTACTCTGGGATTTATGTATCGCTCTCATCGTTGGAGAGCTATAGATTACATTCCAAGGTTGATGAAGACGAGAAGAATCTTGTCTCCAAGTCCAATGTTGTTAAAGGTGTTCTTCTCCAGCAGTTTATTCAAGCCATCGTCGCTATCCTTCTATTCACGGTAA CAGGAAGTGATGCTGATTCCAGCAAGACGAAACAGTTTTCTCTATTGGTTTTAGCTAGCCAGTGTGTAACCGCCATGTTAGTCCTTGACACATGGCAATACTTCATGCATAGGTATATGCATCACAACAAGTTCTTGTACAAACATATCCACTCTCAGCACCATAGGCTTGTTGTTCCCTATGCCTATGGAGCTCTATACAATCATCCAGTAGAAGGACTTATACTCGATACAACTGGTGGCGCTTTATCTTTTCTCATTTCGGGTATGTCTCCAAGAacttcagtcttcttcttctcctttgcaaCTATTAAAACCGTGGATGACCATTGCGGACTCTGCCTCCCTGGGAATCTCTTCCATATCTTGTTTAAGAACAACACTGCGTATCATGATGTGCATCATCAGCTTTATGGAAGCAAATTCAACTTCTCTCAGCCTTTCTTTGTCATGTGGGATCAGATTCTCGGTACTTACATGCCTTACTCACTTGAGAAACGGAAAGATGGCGGATTTGAAGCTCGTCCAACTAAACAAGTTAAAGACTGA
- the LOC104776587 gene encoding cullin-3A, whose protein sequence is MSNQKKRNFQIEAFKHRVVVDPKYADKTWQILERAIHQIYNQDASGLSFEELYRNAYNMVLHKFGEKLYTGFIVTMTAHLKEKSKLIEAAQGGSFLEELNKKWNDHNKALEMIRDILMYMDRTYIESTKKTHVHPMGLSLWRDNVVHFTKIHTRLLNTLLDLVQKERTGEVIDRGLMRSVIKMFMDLGESVYQEDFEKPFLDASSEFYKVESQEFIESCDCGDYLKKAEKRLTEEIDRVAHYLDPKSEEKITSVVEKEMIANHMQRLVHMDNSGLVYMLLHDKYEDLGRMYNLFRRVTNGLLTVRDVMTSHLREMGKQLVTDPEKSKDPVEFVQRLLDERDKYDKVISTAFGNDKTFQNALNSSFEYFINLNARSPEFISLFVDDKLRKGIKGIVDVDVEVILDKVMMLFRYLQEKDVFEKYYKQHLAKRLLSGKTVSDDAERSLIVKLKTECGYQFTSKLEGMFTDMKTSEDTMRGFYGSHPELSEGPTLIVQVLTTGSWPTQPAVPCNLPAEVSVLCEKFRSYYLGTHTGRRLTWQTNMGTADIKAVFGKGQKHELNVSTFQMCVLMLFNNADRLSYKEIEQATEIPASDLKRCLQSLACVKGKNVIKKEPMSKDIGEEDSFYVNEKFTSKFYKVKIGTVVAQKETEPEKQETRQRVEEDRKPQIEAAIVRIMKSRKILDHNNIIAEVTKQLQPRFLANPTEIKKRIESLIERDFLERDSTDRKLYRYLA, encoded by the exons atgagtaatcagaagaagaggaatttTCAGATAGAGGCGTTTAAGCATCGAGTCGTTGTAGATCCCAAATACGCTGATAAAACTTGGCAGATTCTTGAGCGTGCGATCCATCAGATTTACAATCAAGATGCTAGCGGTCTCAGTTTCGAAGAGCTTTACAG AAACGCATACAACATGGTCCTGCATAAGTTTGGTGAGAAGCTTTACACTGGGTTTATTGTTACTATGACTGCTCATCTCAAAGAAAAATCCAAGCTGATTGAGGCAGCTCAGGGAGGATCGTTCCTTGAAGAGCTCAATAAGAAATGGAATGACCACAACAAAGCGTTGGAGATGATTCGGGATATTCTCATGTACATGGATAGGACTTACATTGAGAGCACCAAAAAGACACATGTTCATCCCATGGGGCTTAGCTTGTGGAGGGATAACGTTGTGCATTTCACTAAGATACATACGAGGCTTCTAAACACTCTTCTTGATCTAGTGCAGAAGGAACGGACTGGTGAAGTCATAGACAGGGGTTTGATGAGGAGTGTGATTAAGATGTTTATGGACTTGGGTGAATCTGTGTATCAGGAGGATTTTGAGAAGCCTTTTTTGGATGCGTCTTCTGAGTTTTACAAGGTTGAGTCTCAGGAGTTTATTGAATCTTGTGATTGTGGGGATTACCTAAAGAAAGCTGAGAAGCGCCTGACCGAAGAAATAGATAGGGTAGCACACTACTTGGATCCCAAGAGCGAAGAGAAGATTACCAGTGTGGTTGAGAAAGAGATGATTGCCAACCACATGCAGAGACTCGTTCACATGGATAATTCAGGTCTGGTTTATATGCTTCTGCATGACAAGTATGAGGATTTGGGTAGGATGTACAACTTGTTCCGCAGGGTTACCAACGGTCTTCTTACCGTCAGAGATGTTATGACTTCACATCTTAGGGAGATGGGAAAGCAACTGGTTACTGATCCGGAAAAGTCAAAGGACCCGGTGGAATTTGTTCAGCGACTATTGGATGAGCGGGATAAATATGACAAAGTCATCAGCACGGCTTTCGGCAATGATAAAACATTCCAGAACGCGCTAAACTCTTCATTCGAGTATTTCATCAACTTGAATGCTCGTTCTCCTGAGTTCATCTCCCTGTTTGTTGATGACAAGCTACGTAAAGGGATTAAGGGTATCGTCGATGTGGATGTGGAGGTTATTCTCGATAAAGTTATGATGCTGTTCCGCTATTTACAAGAGAAGGATGTGTTTGAGAAGTACTACAAGCAGCATTTGGCTAAAAGGCTTCTCTCAGGCAAAACTGTGTCGGATGACGCAGAAAGAAGTTTGATAGTGAAACTGAAGACAGAATGTGGCTATCAGTTCACTTCAAAATTGGAAGGCATGTTCACTGACATGAAGACTTCAGAGGACACAATGCGCGGGTTTTATGGCAGTCACCCTGAGCTTTCAGAAGGACCAACACTTATTGTTCAGGTTCTTACAACTGGTTCTTGGCCAACACAGCCTGCAGTACCTTGTAATCTCCCAGCTGAAGTGTCAGTTCTCTGTGAGAAGTTCCGTTCTTACTACCTTGGGACCCATACCGGTAGAAGGTTAACCTGGCAAACTAACATGGGCACAGCTGATATCAAAGCCGTCTTTGGAAAGGGTCAGAAACATGAACTGAACGTGTCGACTTTCCAGATGTGTGTTCTCATGCTGTTCAATAACGCTGATCGTCTCAGCTACAAAGAGATTGAACAGGCTACTGAAATCCCGGCGTCAGATCTGAAACGCTGTTTGCAGTCGCTGGCATGTGTAAAAGGCAAAAACGTCATAAAGAAAGAACCCATGAGCAAGGACATAGGAGAGGAGGATTCGTTTTATGTAAACGAGAAGTTCACGAGCAAGTTTTACAAAGTAAAGATAGGAACCGTAGTGGCCCAGAAGGAGACAGAACCGGAGAAGCAAGAGACGAGACAGAGAGTGGAAGAAGACAGGAAACCTCAGATCGAAGCAGCGATTGTGAGGATCATGAAGTCCAGAAAAATACTGGACCACAACAACATAATCGCAGAGGTGACCAAACAGTTGCAGCCACGGTTCCTGGCTAACCCAACGGAGATAAAGAAGAGAATCGAGTCGCTCATTGAACGTGATTTCTTGGAAAGGGATAGTACAGACCGGAAACTTTACCGCTATCTAGCCTAA
- the LOC104776590 gene encoding probable methyltransferase PMT2 isoform X2, producing MAMKSSSADGKTRSSVQIFIVFSLCCFFYILGAWQRSGFGKGDSIALEMTNSGADCNIVPSLNFETHHAGESSIVGASEAAKVKAFEPCDARYTDYTPCQDQRRAMTFPRDSMIYRERHCAPEKEKLHCLIPAPKGYVTPFSWPKSRDYVPYANAPYKALTVEKAIQNWIQYEGDVFRFPGGGTQFPQGADKYIDQLASVIPMENGTVRTALDTGCGVASWGAYLWSRNVRAMSFAPRDSHEAQVQFALERGVPAVIGVLGTIKLPYPTRAFDMAHCSRCLIPWGANDGMYLMEVDRVLRPGGYWILSGPPINWKVNYKAWQRPKEDLQEEQRKIEEAAKLLCWEKKYEHGEIAIWQKRVNDEACRSRQDDPRANFCKTDDSDDVWYKKMEACITPYPETSSSDEVAGGELQVFPDRLNAVPPRISSGSISGVTVDAYEDDNRQWKKHVKAYKRINSLLDTGRYRNIMDMNAGFGGFAAALESQKLWVMNVVPTIAEKNRLGVVYERGLIGIFHDWCEAFSTYPRTYDLIHANHLFSLYKNKCNADDILLEMDRILRPEGAVIIRDDVDTLIKVKRIISGMRWDAKLVDHEDGPLVPEKVLIAVKQYWVTNSTSSH from the exons GTAAAGGAGACAGTATTGCTCTTGAGATGACAAACAGTGGTGCTGACTGCAACATTGTTCCGAGCTTGAACTTCGAGACTCATCACGCAGGGGAGTCCAGTATTGTTGGTGCTTCTGAAGCAGCAAAGGTCAAGGCTTTCGAGCCGTGCGATGCTCGTTACACGGATTACACTCCATGTCAAGATCAGAGACGCGCCATGACTTTCCCGAGAGATAGTATGATTTACAGAGAGAGGCATTGCGCACCTGAGAAGGAGAAACTACACTGTCTTATACCAGCTCCTAAAGGATATGTGACACCTTTCTCTTGGCCTAAGAGTCGAGATTACGTGCCTTATGCTAATGCACCGTATAAAGCATTGACTGTTGAGAAGGCAATTCAGAATTGGATTCAGTATGAAGGTGACGTTTTTAGATTCCCTGGTGGTGGAACTCAGTTCCCTCAAGGTGCTGATAAGTATATTGATCAGCTTGCTTCGGTTATACCTATGGAGAACGGAACTGTTAGGACTGCTTTGGACACTGGTTGTGGG GTTGCAAGTTGGGGAGCATACTTATGGAGCAGAAATGTACGTGCAATGTCTTTTGCACCAAGAGATTCACACGAGGCTCAGGTCCAATTTGCTCTCGAGAGAGGTGTTCCTGCTGTTATTGGTGTTCTTGGTACCATAAAGTTGCCATACCCAACGCGGGCTTTTGACATGGCTCATTGCTCTCGGTGTTTGATTCCATGGGGAGCAAATG ATGGGATGTATTTGATGGAAGTTGACCGTGTGCTTAGACCCGGTGGCTACTGGATTCTATCTGGTCCTCCAATCAACTGGAAAGTCAACTACAAGGCATGGCAACGTCCCAAGGAGGACCTTCAAGAGGAACAaagaaagattgaggaagctgCTAAACTTCTCTGTTGGGAGAAAAAGTATGAACATGGTGAGATCGCAATCTGGCAGAAGAGAGTCAATGATGAGGCATGCCGTTCAAGACAAGATGATCCTAGAGCCAATTTCTGCAAAACTGATGATAGTGATGATGTCTG GTACAAGAAAATGGAGGCATGTATTACGCCGTATCCGGAGACAAGTAGCTCAGATGAAGTAGCTGGTGGTGAGCTTCAGGTTTTCCCAGATAGGCTCAACGCAGTGCCGCCAAGGATCTCTAGTGGTTCCATCTCTGGTGTTACTGTTGATGCCTATGAAGATGATAACCGACAGTGGAAAAAACATGTGAAAGCATACAAGAGAATCAACAGTCTACTTGACACTGGAAGGTACCGTAACATCATGGACATGAACGCAGGGTTTGGTGGATTTGCTGCTGCTCTCGAGTCCCAAAAGCTTTGGGTTATGAATGTTGTTCCCACAATTGCCGAAAAGAATAGACTTGGAGTTGTATATGAACGTGGACTCATTGGTATCTTCCACGACTg GTGTGAGGCTTTCTCTACATACCCAAGAACATATGACCTAATCCACGCAAACCACCTCTTCAGTCTTTACAAGAACAA GTGCAATGCTGATGACATTCTTCTGGAGATGGATCGAATTCTCCGACCAGAAGGAGCTGTTATAATCCGGGACGATGTTGACACATTGATCAAGGTGAAGAGAATCATCTCTGGAATGAGATGGGATGCGAAGCTGGTTGATCATGAGGATGGTCCTTTAGTTCCTGAGAAGGTTTTGATTGCTGTGAAGCAGTACTGGGTCACCAACTCCACCTCGTCTCACTGA